Genomic window (Propionibacteriaceae bacterium ZF39):
GCGGGAGATCCACTTGAAGCCGGTCAGGGTGCGTTGATAGGGCAGCCCATGGGCCTCGGCGATCCGGCCGAGCATCGATCCGGAGACGATGGTGTTGACGAACGTGCCGGTGACGCCGCGGCGGGCCAGGAAGTCACCCAGGAGCGCTCCGACCTCGTCACCGTGGAGCATGCGCCAGCCGTCGTCGTCGGGGATGCCGACCGCGCACCGATCGGCGTCGGGGTCGTTGGCGATGACGAGGTCGAGACCGCGTTCGGTTGCGAGCGCGAACGCGAGGTCCATCGCGCCCGGTTCCTCGGGATTGGGGAATGCGACGGTGGGAAAGTCCGGATCCGGATCGGCCTGCTCGGCGACCACCTGGGGCGCAGGGAAGCCGAGCCGGTCGGCGACGCGTTCGACGAGGGCCCGTCCCACGCCGTGGAGGGGCGTATAGACCCAGCGGATGTCCCGCGGGCCGGAGGTCCCGACGACGCGGGTGACCCGGTCGAGGTAGGCGCTTTCGAGTTCGTCGTCGAGGCGGCGGTAGTCGGTCGAACGCTGCAGCATGAACAGCGGGCGCCCGGCGGAGCGCTGCATGCCGTGTGCGATCCGCTCGTCGGTGGGGGCGACGATCTGCCGGCCATCGCCCAGGTAGACCTTGAAGCCGTTGTCGGCGGGCGGATTGTGGGAGGCCGTCACCACGATGCCGGCGATGCAGTCGAGTTCCCGGATGCCGAACGCGATGAGCGGCGTCGGGGCCGGATGGTCGAGGACGATCGGCCGGTGCCCCACACCGCCGATGATCTCGGCCGCTTCGTGGGCGAACTCGGCGGACTTGTGGCGGCCGTCATAACCGATGAGCACCGCGCCGAATTGTGCCTCCTGGCGCAGGTGGGCACCGACCCCCTCGGCGGCATGGATGACGGTGACCCGGTTCATGCGGCCCGGACCCGGACCGAGGCGACCGCGCAGGCCCGCGGTGCCGAACTCGAGCGGACCGGCGAAGGCGTCGTTGATCTCGGCAGCGGCTTCCTCGTCGCCGCCTTCGGCCGCGGCCAGCAGGGCCTTGAGCTCGGCCTTGGTGTCGGGGTCCGGATCCTGCGCCGCCCACTTCTTCGCGATCTTGAAGACATCCGCCGGAACCGGCATCACAACACCTCCACGAGTCCGCGCAGCAGGCCCGCGAGGCGGGGTGCTGCGGCCTTGCCTGCCTCGATCACCTCGGTGTGATCGAGCGTGCTGGCGCTGATGCCGGCCGCGAGGTTGGTCACCAGCGAGATGCCCAACACCTCCAGGCCCACGGCACGCGCCGCCACCGTCTCCAGGGTGGTCGACATCCCCACAAGATCGCCGCCCATGATGCCGGCCATCCGCACCTCGGCCGGGGTTTCATACTGCGGCCCGCGGAACTGCACGTAGACACCCTCGGCCAGGCCCGGATCCACCCCGCGCGCGAGATCCCGCAGCCGTGGGCTGTAGGCCTCGGACAGATCGACGAAGGTGGCCCCGCGCAGCGGGGATTCGCCGGTGAGGTTGATGTGGTCACGGAGCAGCACCGGGGTGCCCGGCGCCCAGTCCGGGTTGATCGAACCGCAGCCGTTGGTCAGCAGGAGCATGTCCGCACCCGCCGCGGCGACCGTGCGTACGCCATGGACGGTCGCATCCACCCCGCGCCCCTCATAGAAATGCGTGCGGCCGGTCAGGATCGCCGCGAGCCGGTCGTTCGGCGTACGCACGAGGCGCAGCCGTCCACCGTGGCCGGCGACCACCGGGGCAGCGAAGCCGGGCAGTTCGGCGAGCTCGCACTCGCCGACGAGATCTCCCAGGTCATCGGCCGCGGCGGACCAGCCCGAGCCCAGGACCAGGGCCAGATTGATCCTCTCCAACTCGAAGCGGGTGAGCAGCGCGCGGGCGGCGTCGGCGGCAGTGCCGAAGGCCGTGGGATCGACCGTGGGATGTTCCTTCACGGGCAGCACTATAGGAGGCGAACGCCCCGACCCCGAGGAGCCCGGCCGGGTAGCCTCGGGTTCCGTGAGGATCGCCACCTGGAACGTCAACAGCGCCAAGCAGCGGGCGCCCCGAATGCTCGACTGGCTCGCGGAGCGCCGGCCCGATGTCGTGTGCCTGCAGGAGACCAAGCTGACCGAGGAGGCGTTCGACGAGCAGTTCGGGGACGCACTCGGCGAGCTCGGTTATGAGTACGCCGTCGTGGGCCAGAGCGCCTGGAACGGGGTGGCCATCCTGTCGCGGGTGGGGCTCAAGGACGTGCGGCGTGGGTTCCCCGGGATGCCCGGATTCCCCGACGCGGAAGCGCGGGCGGTGAGTGCGGTGTGCGGGGGCATCCGGGTCTACAGCCTCTATGTCCCCAACGGGCGGACGCCGGATTCCGACCACTACGCCTACAAGCTCGAGTGGCTCGCCGCGCTTCGCGAGTCCGTTGCCGCCGACGGGGGCGAGGTTGCCGTGTGCGGTGACATGAACATCGCGCCGACGGATGCGGATGTGTTCGATCCCGCCGCCTATGTCGGACAGACCCACGTCACGCCACCCGAGCGTGCCGCGCTGGCCGCGCTGACCGATCTGGGTCTGGTCGATGCGGTCAGGGCACGCTGGCCCGAGGACCAGGTGTTCAGCTACTGGGACTATCGCGCGGGCATGTTCCACAAGAACCTCGGCATGCGGATCGACCTGATCCTGGTCGGGGCGCCGGTGGCTGACCGGGTGCAGGCTGCCTGGGTCGACCGCGCTGCGCGGAAGGGCAAGGGTCCCAGCGATCACGCGCCGGTCATCGTCGACCTCGATACCGCGCCCGATGGTGACATCGGCCCCATGGTGCCGCCGCCGTCGGCGAAGCCGCACAAGCCCGGCTCGGCCCGTCTGCCACAGGCCTGAGCCACCGAATTCCGGGGAATGCCCGAGGCGCCGTCCAGGAATTGATCGTCATGGAACAATGACAGGCGTGAATCGCGTGGTGATCATTGGTGGCGGGCCCGGAGGCTATGAGGCGGCGCTGGTCGCACGGCAACTCGGCGGTGAGGTCACGCTGGTCGACACCGACGGGATGGGCGGCTCGGCGGTGCTCACCGACTGCGTGCCGTCCAAGACCCTGATCGCAACGGCCGAGGTCATGATGACCGTCAAGGGGTCGGGTGAGCTCGGGTTGCGGGTGGCGGGGCGGCCCGCGGATGAGTACGCCTATGGCCTCGGCATCGACCTCGCCAAGGTGAACCGGCGAGTTCTGGATCTGGCCACGGCGCAGTCGCAGGACATCCACGAGAAGCTCGTCGCCGAGGGCGTCACGATCGTCCGGGGGCGTGGCCGTCTCAACGGCATCGCCGAGGTGATCGCCGAGACCGAGAACGGCGAACAGACTTTCCCTGCCGATGCGATCCTGATCGCGACGGGGGCGTACCCCCGGGAGATGCCGACCGCCGTCCCCGACGGCGAACGGATCCTGACCTGGACGCAGGTCTACAACCTCACCCAGATGCCGGAGCACCTGATCGTGGTCGGGTCGGGTGTGACGGGTGCCGAGTTCGCGAGTGCGTATGACGCGATCGGCGTGCCCGTGACGCTGGTGTCGTCGCGGAAGACCGTTCTTCCGGGTGAGGACCCCGATGCGGCCCAGGTGCTGCAGGATGTGTTCGAGCGGCGCGGCATGCGGGTGCTCTCCGAGGCCCGTGCGCAGGCGGTGTCCCGCGACGATGACGAGGTGACGGTTACCCTGGCCGATGGCCGGACTGTCACGGGTTCGCACTGCCTCATGGCCGTTGGTTCCATCCCGCTCACCGAGAACATCGGGTTGGCCGAGGCCGGCGTCGAGGTCGACGACCGGGGTTACATCAAGGTGGATCGGGTGTCGCGGACGACCGCGCGGGGGGTGTACGCCGCGGGGGACTGCACGGGCGTACTGGCTCTGGCCTCGGTCGCCGCCATGCAGGGCCGGATCGCGATGTGGCATGCCCTGGGTGACGCCGTCACGCCGCTGGACACCGGCATCGTGTCGTCGAACGTGTTCACCTCGCCCGAGATCGCAACGGTGGGTGTGACCCAGGCGCAGATCGATGCAGGTGAAGTGCGAGCCATCGGGATCACTCTGCCGCTGTCCGGCAACGCCCGGGCCAAGATGCAGGGCATCCACGACGGCTTCGTGAAGCTGTTCTGTCTTCCCGTCACCGGCATCATCGTCGGGGGAGTGGTGGTCTCGCCGCACGCCAGTGAACTGATCCACCCGATCACGCTCGCAGTCGCCGAGAAGGTCACCGTGGACAGCTTCGCGCAGGATTTCACGGTCTATCCCTCGCTGTCGGGGTCGATCGCCGAGGCCGCCCGGCGGCTGCACGGCCATTCGACCGAGCAGCTCGAACAACAGATCCACCTGTGACAGCCATGAAGCCGCCCATCGTGCGGCTGCCGAAGATGGGGCCGGCCGCCCACAACCCGGGCGTACTCCCGGCGACGCCGGAGCAGATCCGTGCTGCGCTGGACCTGATCGACGCCACCGAGACCGTCGCCGTGTTGACCGGGGCGGGCATGAGCACCGATTCGGGGATCCCCGACTATCGCGGACCCGACTCTCCGCAGGCGACGCCGATGCTCTATGACGAGTTCGTCACGTCGGTGGAGAACCGCCGCCGCTATTGGGCGCGGGCATTCCGCGGCTGGTCACGGATGGGGAAGGCTCATCCGAACGCAGCCCACGACGTGCTGGCGCGTCTGGAGACCCATGGGCGGGTACGCGGCGTGATCACCCAGAACGTCGACGGCCTCCACGAGGCGGCGGGCAGCGGCAACCTGGTCGCGCTGCACGGGCGCATCGCCGATGTGGTGTGTCTCGGATGTGCCGCCGTGACCAGTCGCGAGGCGTTCCAGCACGAACTCGCCCGGCTCAACCCGGAGACTGCGGACGACCCCGAGGCCGGTCACGCGGAGTTGCGCCCCGATGGCGATGCGGTGGTGTCCGACTGGCAGGGGTTCGTGTTTCCGGATTGTCCGACCTGCGGCGGGATCCTCAAGCCGGATGTCGTCTTCTTCGGCGAATCGGTGCCGAAGCAGCGGGTGGAGCAGTGCTTCTCGCTCGTCGATGATTCGGATGCGTTGTTGGTTCTGGGGTCCTCGTTGACCGTGATGTCCGGCCTGCGGTTCGTGCATCGGGCGGTGAAGGCCGCCAAGCCCGTGGTCATCGTCAACCGTGGCGCCACGCGGGGGGATGAGTTGGCCACCATCAAACTCGAGCTCGGTGTGGCCGACTTCCTTGCGGCCATGGAGGCGCATACCCGCGTGGGGTAGGGGTGCGTCCGTCAGCGGTGTGGTCCGTTGTCTTCGTTGTCCATAGGCCGCTCGCTGCACTGGGTGGGGGCCAGGGCGGGCCCCTCGTTCAGCGCTCCCGCGGTGCGCGGCGTACCAACGCTGCCGAACCGCGGGAAACCATGAATCGCGGGAGAGAAGTCCTCGTTCAGCGTGCGTTCACTGCAGTCAGCGCCCGTTTGCCGCTTGAGCTTGCGGTTTCTCGGGGCCGAATTCCACCTAGCTTGTCCTCGCCGACTCCGCCCCCGGTGCACGGGGCGCTGGAGACGCGAACGCAAGCTGGGTGGGATGGGGCGCAAGCTCAAGACGTTGGCGCAAGCTGAAGTGGCCAACGGGAGCCGAAGTGGCGAACGGGAGCTGAAGTGGCCAACGGGGCTGCACCGGCCAACGGGAGCTGCACCGGCCAACGGGGCTGCACCGGCCAACGGGAGCTGATGGGGGACATCGGGCCTGGTCGACGTATGGCTCGGTGGTCCTCGCCCCCACTCTTGGCTGTGAGACGGAAGGATCCGGATCGTGGTGCATCTTCGCGTGGGTTGGGTGCAGCCGCGCGGGTACGCCCCACTTCGCTCGTGAAACTTCATGCGCGAAGTGCCGTCAACCAGCGCAGGGATCGCAAACCCGCGCGAAGTGAGGGTGCCCCTGGACCTCGCCTGAGCTCGGAAAGGCGTGTGGCATAGGCGCCCGATGTCGAACCACACGCGTGGGCACAGGCGTACGGATGCTGAATCCGGGAGGTGCGGGACCCCCGCTGACCTGGGACCGCGACCGTGGGCACAGACGTACGGATGCCAAATTCGTGCGAGGTGCGACGCAACCTTGGGCACAGGCGACGGGAGCATCCGGTCCCTCTCCCGACCGTGGATGAGACTGGCCGTCGAACGATCACTCAGCCACCGTGCCGATGGGCACAGTCAGCAACGTGATCGTGAGACTGGTTGGGCGGGAGAGGGACCGGGTCGGAGTCGCCGAACGGCACCCCAGCGGCGTACCCGGGTCGGAGTCGCCGAACGGCACGCCAGCGGCGTACCCGGGTCGGAGTCGCCGGACGGAACCCCAGCGGCGAACCCCCAAGTCGGAGTCGCCGGACGGGACCCCAGCGGCGTACCCGGGTCGGAGTCGCCGAACCGGACCACGGCGTACCCGCGCGGACCGGAACCGCAGCGGCGTACCCGAAAGACTCAGTCGAAGAACCCGTCGAACATGTCGCCGAGGCCTTCACCAATGCCGCCGATGCCGTCGCCGATTCCTTCGAACATCCCGCCGATACCTTCGCCGATGGCCCCGATGCCCTCACCAATCCCACCGAACAGGTCACCGCCGCCGAAGAGTAGGCCGCCGATCATCATGCCGGTGAGCATGTCGGAGCCGCGCCAGGAGTTGTAGTACCCCTGGTAGTAGGGCTGGTAAGCGGGTCCGCCCTGCCAGTACGGCACGCGCTGGGCGCCGACGGCAACGGTGCGGATATAGGGATCTGCACCGACCTTGACGCGCTCGGCATCGGCGGCGCAGGCAGGGACATCGCGGGGGGTGCCGCCGGGCGGGGACCACGAGACATTTTCGGTCGACGGGCCGTGCTGGGGATTGAAGAAGCACGGCGGGCGCTTCGCGGGCAGGGCGCGGCCAGCGACGCGGGCCTTCACGCACGCCATGGCGTAGCGGCCGTCCTCGAGGATCTCGGTGACGTGCTTGATCTCGTCGGGCTTGGTCACGGCGTCGAGGGAGGACTTGGCGTCCTCATAGGCATCGAGCGCGCGCGTGTAGTCCTGCTGCATCGGCTCGTCCAGAGCGTGACCGGCAACATCGGTATCGAGGGCCTGCAGTTCCTCACCGAACTTGGTGACATCTTCTTCCGCAACCCGCTTCACGGCACCGAGCTGTGACTCGAGTTCCCTGCGCTCGTTCGCCTGGCGGGTCAGGGCACTGCGCCGGGCGAGATAGATGCCACCCCCGATCACCATGAACATGACAAGAACGACCAACAGGAAATCCATAGGCCCAAGTCTGCCCGGCATGGACGCGCGTCCAAGCCCGTGACCGCGATTCACAGGGATTTCTTGACAGAAAAACTATTTCCGTCATAAGAAATCCGTTAGAGAGCCTCAGTCATCGTCCTCAGTGTCGACAATCTCGCACAGGACCGCTCCGGCCGTGACGCTCGCGCCGACATCGGCCTGCAGGTTGGTGATCTTGCCGCTGCGGTGGGCGTTGATCGGCTGCTCCATCTTCATGGCCTCCAGCACGACGATCTGGTCGCCCTCGGACACGACGGCGCCCTCGCGCACGGACACCTTGACGATCGTGCCCTGCATCGGTGACGTCAGCGACGTCGAGGAGGCTGACCTGGCCCCGCCACTGCCGCCCTTGCGCCGCGGTGGTTTGCGGCTCTTCGAGCCGCTTGCCATGCCCAGGGTGTTGGGCAGCTTGACCTCGATGCGCTTGCCGTTGACCTCGACGACGACCGAGGTCTTCTCCACGACCTCGTCGGGGTCGGCCGGAATGCCGACATAGGGCTCGATCCGGTTGTCGAACTCGGTCTCGATCCAGCGAGTGTGGACGGCGAAGGTTCCGTTCGGCGCCGTGTACGCCGGCTCGGTCAGCACCTGGGCATGGAACGGAATCACGGTCGGCATACCATCGACCCGCGTCTCGGCGAGGGCGCGACGGGAGCGGGCGATGGCCTGCTCGCGGTCGGCGCCGGTGACGATGATCTTGGCGACGAGGGAGTCGAACGCACCGGGCACGGTCATGCCCTTGAGATAGCCCTCGTCGACGCGTACGCCGGGTCCGGTGGGCGGGGCCCACTCGGTCAGGGTGCCGGGGGCGGGCATGAAGTTGCGGCCGGCGTCCTCGGCGTTGATGCGGAACTCGATGGAGTGGCCGCGGATCTCCGGATCGTCATAGCCGAGCTCTTCGCCGTCGGCGATCCGGAACATCTCCCGAACCAGGTCGATCCCGGTGACCTCCTCGGACACCGGATGTTCGACCTGCAGACGGGTGTTGACCTCGAGGAACGAGATCGTGCCGTCGGTGCCGACCAGGAACTCACAGGTGCCGGCGCCCACATACCCGGCTTCTTTGAGGATGGCCTTCGACGATGTGTAGAGCGTGTTGAGCTGCTCGGAGGAGAGGAACGGTGCGGGCGCCTCTTCCACCAGCTTCTGGTGGCGGCGCTGCAGCGAGCAGTCGCGGGTGGAGACCACCACCACATTGCCGTGCTGATCGGCGAGGCACTGCGTCTCGACGTGGCGAGGCTTGTCGAGATAGCGCTCGACGAAGCACTCGCCACGACCGAATGCAGTCACGGCCTCGCGGGTGGCGGACTCGAACAGCTCGCGGATCTCATAACGATCACGCGCGACCTTCAGACCGCGACCACCACCGCCGTACGCCGCCTTGATGGCGATCGGCAGGCCGTGCTCATCGGCGAAGGCGACGACCTCGTCGGCGTTCTTCACCGGATCCGACGTGCCGGGGACCAGGGGAGCGCCCGCCCGCTGGGCGATGTGGCGCGCCTTGACCTTGTCCCCGAGCCCGTCGATGGCCGCCGGAGGCGGCCCGATCCAGATCAGTCCGGCGTCGATGACGGCCTGGGCGAAGTCGGCATTCTCGGCGAGAAAGCCGTAGCCCGGGTGGACCGCATCGGCGCCGGACCGGTGGGCGATGTCGAGGATCTTGGTGACATCCAGATAGGTGTCAGCCGGAGTGGTGCCTCCCAACGCGTACGCCTCATCGGCCAGCTTGACGAACAGGCTGTCCGCATCCGGTTCGGCATAGATCGCCACGCTCCCCAGACCCGCATCGGCGGCGGCCCGGATCACGCGAACGGCGATCTCACCACGGTTGGCGATGAGTACCTTGCTGATTGCCACGGGAGTCCTCCTGTTCGTACCTGTCCAAATCGGAGTCTAGGGGGACAGGACGGGCTCCGGGGATGAGACCACGACATCGCCCCAACCGCTCACTCGCGGTCGGCACCCACCTCCTGGTCCTGGGCGATCGGCGTGCCGCTCGTGACCTCGCGACCGGTCTTGCGGATCGACCAACCGGTGAGCAGGCCCACCATGAACACGCCGATGGCAAGAGCGCCCACCGCGAACACCACGTCGCCCGGCGTACGCAGCCAGCGGAGCACGGTGAGAATCGGCGAATAGAGGAATTCGTCGCTCCGGGCGTACCAGAAACCGTGCTCCATGCTCGCCCAGGCTTGGGCGAGACCGAGGGGCAGCAGGCTCATCAACGCCATCATCAGCAGGCCGCCGTTGAGGCACCAGAATCCGATGGCGATCGGCTTCTCGTTCCATTCCTTGCCGGGCATGAGCGCGCGGACGCAGAACAGCATCAGGCCGATGCCCAACATGCCGTACACACCGAAGAGCGCGGTGTGACCGTGCAGCGGCGTCAGGTTGAGGCCCTGGACATAGAACAGCGAGATCGGCGGGTTGATGAGGAAGCCGAAGACACCGGCGCCCAGCATGTTCCAGAACGACACGGAGACGAAGAAATAGATCGCCCACTTGTAGCCGGCGACCCACCGGTGGACGCGCAGCAGCCGCAGGTTGCGGAAGGCTTCGAAGCCAACCAGCGCGAGCGGCACGACCTCGAGGGCGCTGAACGCCGCCGACCAGGCCATGACGACATCGTTGGAACCGGTGAAATAGAGGTGGTGACCGGTGCCGATGATGCCGCCGGCGAGGAAGATCACGGTCGCCGACAGGGTCGCGGTCGCGGCCATGGCCGGCCGGAGCAGGCCGAGACGGACCAGCAGGAACGCGATCACGACGGTGGCGAAGACCTCGAAGAAGCCCTCGACCCACAGGTGCACAACCCACCAGCGCCAGTATTCGGTGATGGAGAGGTGGGTGTCGTGGCCCATGCCGAAGGCCGCGCCGAAGAAGCCCGTGATGGCGACGCAGGACATGATCAGCATGAGGATGAGCGAACGCTGCGAGCCGGCGGCCAGCGGCGCCTCATCGGTCGGGTGGTTGCCCTCGGGGGTCTTGGCGCGCTTCAGGGCCGGCCACATGGCGCGGACCATCAGCACCAGCCAGATGATCAGACCGGCGAACAGGCCGACCTGCCAGGTGCGGGCCAGGTCGAGGTATTCATAACCCGTCGTGCCCAGCCACCAGTTGATCGGGTTGCCATAGCCCATCTTGCCGGTGATCGACAGCCACTGGCCGATCATCGAACCGAGGACGACGACGATCAGGGCGCCGAACAACACGTTCACCCCGAGGCGCTGGAACTTCGGTTCGCTGCCGCCGACGGCCGGTGCGACGAAAAGGCCCGTGGCGAGCCAGGCGGTGGCGATCCAGAAGATGCCGAGCTGGGTGTGCCAGGTGCGGACGACGGCGTACGGCAGGATCTGGTCGATCGGGATGCCATAGAGCGCGCCGCCCTCGACGCCGTAGTGGGCCGTCAGGATGCCCATGACGATCTGCAGGACGAAGAGGCCGCCGACGACGAAGAAATACTTCAGCGTGGCCTTCTGGGACGGCGTGGGCTGATATCCGAGCAGGGGATCGAGCCTCGGGACGTCCTTGACCTTCTCGTCCTCCTCCGAGTGGAGATTGTGATACCAGACCAGGCCGCCGATGCCGAGCAGCAGCAGGATGATCGAGATGATCGACCACAGGATGTTGGTGGTGGTCGGGACGTTGTCGATCAGCGGCTCATGGGGCCAGTTCTGGGTGTAGGTCGCGGTGGAACCGGGAGCATCGGTCGAGGCAGCCCAGCTGGACCACCAGAAGAACGCGGACATCTGGCGTCCCAGGGTGGGATCAGACAGAGTTCCGGCCGGGATGGCGTAGTTGATGTGCCCGTCGGCGAACATGGTCGAGTAGTAGGTCGCGTTGTCCTCGAAGGACTGGGCACGCAGCTGATCCAGGGTGATCGTTCCGGTGGCCGCGTCATAGGTATTGGTCCGTATGGCGGTCTTGAGGCGGGCCTGCAGAGCGGCCTGGCGCTCGGGATCGAGGCTGTCGAAGCCACCGGGCCCGGCGTACTCCTCCAGCAGGAACGTCGCCTCGCGATGGAGCCAATCGGCGGTCCAGTCGGGCGCGACGTACGCGCCGTGGCCCCAGACCGAACCGATCTGCTGGCCACCGATCGACTGCCAGATCTTCTGGCCGGTGATGATGTCGTCGCCGGTCATGATGACGCGGCCACTCGTGTCGACGACCCGCTCCGGAATGGGCGGCTTCGACTGGTTGATCTGGGCGCCCATATAGAGCAGCACGGCGAAGGAACCCACCATGACCACGAAGAGTGCGATCCACCAGCGCAGGTCGCGTGGAGAGAGGCGTCCTCGGGAAGGTCTTGGGCGGGAAGCTGTTGTTGTCATGACGAAACCCCTTTGACACGGTAATTCTGTGCAAAGTGAAGCAGTAAAGAAATGCCGTGACAAGTGGTCCCGCGAAAGTCCACAGCGGTGGGCCGGGCGACGCCGGCCCGAGGGTTCGGGAGGGCTCGCTCAGAAGCCTCCGAAGCCGATCACCATGGCTATCACGAAGATGAAATAGAGCACGATGAAGGCCGTGTAGGCGTACCCGATGATAAGTCCGGCGAGCGCGAGTCCGCGGCCGTTTTCGCCGGTTCGTCGGATCTGTCCGAGGGACAGATGGCCGCAGATGATCCCGGCGATGGGCACGAAGAAGGACGTCACGAGCGCGATGATCGCCAGCGTGTTGGTCGACTGCGACGCGTAGGGCGAGCCATAACTGTAGGGCTGCATCGGCGCGGCGCCGGGTGGCGGGGCGTACGCCGAAGGCGGCGGCGGATAGGTCGGGAACCCCGCCGGTCCCGAAGGGTCGGGCCGGTAGGGATCCTGCGGCCCCTGGTAGGGAGATGACATGATGCGTCCTCTCATGGTGGGTCGTGGGGCCGAGTGGCCCCACGACCCATGATGCGTTGTTCAGCTGTTGGCGACCAGGATGACGGCGAACACCACATAGAGGATGCCGACGACAAGGCCGATGTAGCCGATGATGAGGCCGGCCAGCGCGAGGCCGCGACCCTTCTCGCCGGTCTGCTTGATCTGGTTCAGAGCGAGGTGGCCGCAGATGATGCCGACGAGGCTGATGAAGAACGAGCCGACGAGGGCGATGATGGCGAGGGTGTTGGTCCTCTGCTCCATCCCGTACTGCTGCGGCTGATAGGTCGAAGTGGGTTCACTCATGGGGGACTCCTTGTTGCCACGCCGTCGCGGTGCGACGGAACGGTGCCACTCCGTCGCTCCGGCGACGGTGAGGCCGATTGTTCAGGGTGCCGGTGGGCACCACAGCCTGATTGTGCCCGCGCAGGCGGTCACCTGCGGGTCGCCGGTGTTGGCATTCGGAACGCGTCACACTGGGAGGGTGACCTCCGGCGTACAGATTCTGGAATGGCGAGACGGCGCCGAAGTCAGGCCGCCCGATGACCTCGCGTTCGCCCTGTCGGATCCCCGCACGATCGTCTGGGTCGACCTGGCCGGCGCGGATCCGGCAGTGCTGCACGACCTGGCCGATCAGGTGGGTCTGGACCCGCGGGCGGTCGAGGACGCCCTGACGCCGGGGGAGCGACCGAAGGCAAGTCGCCACGGCGACCAGTTCTTTGTGACGTGCCACGCCAGTGAGCTGGTCGATGACAGCCCCCAGCTCCATGATTCCCGTCTCGTGCTCCATCAGGTCTCGGCTTTCGCGCTGCCCCACGGGGTCCTTACGGTGCGCGCGGACGACCGGTTCTCGCTGGACGGCGTACGCGACCGGCTCCGGGAACGACCCGACCTCATTGCAGCCGGAGCCGCCGGCCTGATCCACACGCTCGTCGACCTGGTCGTCGACAGCCACTTCGACACGATCCAGGAGGTCGACGATGTGGCGGAGGATGTCGAGACCGATCTGTTCGCCGACCGACTACCGTCGGGGCGGGTGATGCAGGCATCGCTCTATCGCCTGCACAAGGAGCTCGTCCACCTGCGGCGGGCGGTGCTGCCGCTGCGCGAAGTGGTGGGTACGCTGCGTCGGCAGTTCGGCGAGTCCGGCCCGCTGGCGGCGGATTTCGACGATCTGTATGACCATGTCATGCGGGCGTCGGAGTGGACGGAGTCGCTGCGGGACATGGTGAGCGCGTTGTTCGAAACGCATGTCTCGCTGCTGGATGCGCGGCTCAACGTGGTGA
Coding sequences:
- a CDS encoding phospho-sugar mutase, whose translation is MPVPADVFKIAKKWAAQDPDPDTKAELKALLAAAEGGDEEAAAEINDAFAGPLEFGTAGLRGRLGPGPGRMNRVTVIHAAEGVGAHLRQEAQFGAVLIGYDGRHKSAEFAHEAAEIIGGVGHRPIVLDHPAPTPLIAFGIRELDCIAGIVVTASHNPPADNGFKVYLGDGRQIVAPTDERIAHGMQRSAGRPLFMLQRSTDYRRLDDELESAYLDRVTRVVGTSGPRDIRWVYTPLHGVGRALVERVADRLGFPAPQVVAEQADPDPDFPTVAFPNPEEPGAMDLAFALATERGLDLVIANDPDADRCAVGIPDDDGWRMLHGDEVGALLGDFLARRGVTGTFVNTIVSGSMLGRIAEAHGLPYQRTLTGFKWISRVPDIAYGYEEALGYCCDPEAVADKDGISALALILTLAAEEEAAGRTLADRLDDLALAHGVHVSDQLSMRVEDLTLITAAMARLRAEAPSELCGEPVEFIDLAAGWGELPATEGVRLEGETVTVTVRPSGTEPKLKCYLEARVSPEVTQRDLAGSRAEAQGMMTRLREEMQAALGL
- a CDS encoding purine-nucleoside phosphorylase; translated protein: MKEHPTVDPTAFGTAADAARALLTRFELERINLALVLGSGWSAAADDLGDLVGECELAELPGFAAPVVAGHGGRLRLVRTPNDRLAAILTGRTHFYEGRGVDATVHGVRTVAAAGADMLLLTNGCGSINPDWAPGTPVLLRDHINLTGESPLRGATFVDLSEAYSPRLRDLARGVDPGLAEGVYVQFRGPQYETPAEVRMAGIMGGDLVGMSTTLETVAARAVGLEVLGISLVTNLAAGISASTLDHTEVIEAGKAAAPRLAGLLRGLVEVL
- a CDS encoding NAD(P)H-quinone dehydrogenase; this translates as MNRVVIIGGGPGGYEAALVARQLGGEVTLVDTDGMGGSAVLTDCVPSKTLIATAEVMMTVKGSGELGLRVAGRPADEYAYGLGIDLAKVNRRVLDLATAQSQDIHEKLVAEGVTIVRGRGRLNGIAEVIAETENGEQTFPADAILIATGAYPREMPTAVPDGERILTWTQVYNLTQMPEHLIVVGSGVTGAEFASAYDAIGVPVTLVSSRKTVLPGEDPDAAQVLQDVFERRGMRVLSEARAQAVSRDDDEVTVTLADGRTVTGSHCLMAVGSIPLTENIGLAEAGVEVDDRGYIKVDRVSRTTARGVYAAGDCTGVLALASVAAMQGRIAMWHALGDAVTPLDTGIVSSNVFTSPEIATVGVTQAQIDAGEVRAIGITLPLSGNARAKMQGIHDGFVKLFCLPVTGIIVGGVVVSPHASELIHPITLAVAEKVTVDSFAQDFTVYPSLSGSIAEAARRLHGHSTEQLEQQIHL
- a CDS encoding exodeoxyribonuclease III produces the protein MRIATWNVNSAKQRAPRMLDWLAERRPDVVCLQETKLTEEAFDEQFGDALGELGYEYAVVGQSAWNGVAILSRVGLKDVRRGFPGMPGFPDAEARAVSAVCGGIRVYSLYVPNGRTPDSDHYAYKLEWLAALRESVAADGGEVAVCGDMNIAPTDADVFDPAAYVGQTHVTPPERAALAALTDLGLVDAVRARWPEDQVFSYWDYRAGMFHKNLGMRIDLILVGAPVADRVQAAWVDRAARKGKGPSDHAPVIVDLDTAPDGDIGPMVPPPSAKPHKPGSARLPQA
- a CDS encoding NAD-dependent protein deacetylase; amino-acid sequence: MKPPIVRLPKMGPAAHNPGVLPATPEQIRAALDLIDATETVAVLTGAGMSTDSGIPDYRGPDSPQATPMLYDEFVTSVENRRRYWARAFRGWSRMGKAHPNAAHDVLARLETHGRVRGVITQNVDGLHEAAGSGNLVALHGRIADVVCLGCAAVTSREAFQHELARLNPETADDPEAGHAELRPDGDAVVSDWQGFVFPDCPTCGGILKPDVVFFGESVPKQRVEQCFSLVDDSDALLVLGSSLTVMSGLRFVHRAVKAAKPVVIVNRGATRGDELATIKLELGVADFLAAMEAHTRVG